The genomic stretch GTGACGGAGCGAACGGAGGAAATTAATATCATCACACACAGTAGTGATATGAAAATCGTTCCTGAAGCTCGAAATGATGTAAAAGCAGCATTGAATGGGAATGGAGAATTATCTTTACGTAAACAAGGGGATACGATTGAAGTAGAAGTGAAGCAGAAATGGTATCAATTTTTCAACTTTAATGGAGAATCAGATGTTACAGTCTACTTACCCGCAGACTTTAATCAAAACCTTAAGCTTGAAGTGGGTTCAGGAAATGTTGAATTAAAAGGAGCTAGTTCTCTCGTTTTAAATGAAGTCGATATTGAGATGAGCTCTGGAGATGTTGAACTATCTAACTTGCAAACGAAAAGCTTTAAACATGATGGATCATCAGGAAGACTGATCATTGATCAGCTCTCAACCGAAAAAGGAAACTTTGATATTAGTTCTGGTGACGTAATCCTAACGAAATATTCAGGACCTCTAAAAGGAGAAATGTCATCCGGTGAAATGAAGGTTCAAATGGAACAGTTATCTGGAGATGTATCGTTTGATTTAAGTTCAGGCGATGTGGAATTAGACCTTCCCGATGATGCGAACTTTACACTCGATTCAGAAGCAAGCAGTGGTGATATCTCTACAACTTTCACGTTAAAAGACCAAATGATAACTAACAATCAAATTTCGGGTGTCCATGGTAGTGGAGAACACCAGGTAAATGTTTCGCTTTCAAGCGGAAACGCTCGAGTGTATTAATCGAAAAGGATAGTTTTACTAACAAAATCTCTTCCATTATTGCCGGGGGAATGATTGGCAGAAGGATGCGGGAAACCAAGTAATACGGCCCTAACTAAAAAAGCTCTCCACGACGGGGAGCTTTTTAACTAGGAATGAGGTTTACTTTCAAGTAAAGGTATGCGTGATTTGTATTTCTTAATTAATGTTTGATTCCACTCATCTGATCCATCTACATTTCCACTTTTAAATACAGGAGGATGAATTCCTCGTTCAATTAACTGCTGAATGGCTTCTACTGTAATGCCGTTCATAACGGCCATCCCGAGTATTGTTGAAGTCGAACCAAATGAGATTTGGTTCTTCTCATTATGCATCGTCGCATCGCCTGATGGAACTTGATGATCAATCACCAGATCAACCATTTCAAACAAATACTTTCCTGAATGATGTCTGGAAGTTTGCCCAATTGAAGCTTTTCGAGAAGTCACTCCAATTACGTATGCTCCTCTTTCTTTGCTAAGAAGAGCTACATCGATTGGAACTGGATTACGGCCTGACGTCGATACAACAATAACGACGTCTCCTCGTTGGATATCTTGATGAGCCATAAACTCTTGGGCCAGGTCATTGGTTCTTTCTAACGCAGAAGAACGCAATCCACCCCTATGAAGCATTAGGTCTTCAATTAAAATTGGACGAATTGGAGCAAGTCCTCCTGCACGATAGAAAACTTCTTCTGCCATCATATGCGAGTGACCACAGCCAAAAACATGGACGATTTGTCCGTTTTCGATACTCGTTGCGACAGCAGAACTAGCTCGCTTTATGGCGCTTACTTCTTGTTCTTCAATGACTTGAAGTGCTTGATTAATGTGATTGAAGTATTCGCTAAACAAGCGGCATCCTCCTTTAACGTTTCAGTGTAATCATAAATTTATAACGATCTGCTCGATACGAAGACTTTACAACTTCTAGTGGTGTTTCGTCTGCAAGTTTCGTATTCCGCTGAATGAGCAGTATTGGTGCACCCTTTTGAATGTTGAGGTACTCGGCCTCTTGCTGCGTCGCTACAGACGACTCCAGCACCTGGGTAGCCTCATCGATCTTGATAGCGAGCTGATTTTCAATGTGATGATACAAGGAATGTTGAACAGTTTCTTCTGTTAGTCCTTTGACGAGGTTCGCTGAAATATACGTCTTCTCGAGAGCCATCGGAATACCATCTGCAAGTCTAATCCGTTTTATTTCGTATACTGGCGCGTGTTCTTGTATTTTTAACTGCTGCGAAATGTAAGAAGGAGCTGGTACGATTTCAAATCCAACAAGTTTACTGCTAGGCTCCATTCCACGAGATCTCATATCTTCTGTAAAACTGGTTAACCCCATCAACTGCTGCTCAATTTTTTTCTCGGCTACAAAAGTTCCAACGCCTTTTTGGCGATAAAGGTAACCGCCGTTCACAAGCTCTGTAATCGCCTGTCTTACTGTCATACGACTAATGCTAAATCGTTCAGCATATTCTCGCTCTGAGGGTAATGAATCACCTGGCTTTAATTCGCCACGTTCAATTAGCCCTTTTATCCACTCCACTAACTGATAATAAATCGGTAATGGGGATGTCTTATCGATCATCGAACAAACTCCTTTCAGCGCACACTTACGCCAGACAACGCTTCTTTATCAGCAATAATTGTAACATGAGAATGCTTGTTTAATATCGATGCAGGAAAAGACTCGTCTACCTCACCTTCCATCAATTTTTTCATCGCATCGCTTTTCGATTCACCCGATACAAGTAGTAAAATTTCTTTGCTTTTCATAATCGTTGCAATCCCCATCGTAATGGCCTGATATGGCACTTCCTTTATATCATCAAAAAATCGTGCGTTTGCTTTTCTTGTTGATTGAGCAAGTTCAACAATTTGCGTCGTTGCTTGAAAGGACGTTCCCGGCTCATTAAAGCCAATGTGACCGTTACTCCCCATGCCAAGAAGCTGTACATCTATCCCACCCGCTTCCTCAATACGCTCTTCATAGCCTTTACATTCTTCTACGAGATCATGGGCGGTTCCGCTCGGGAGGTGAACATTTATCGTAGGAATGTCGACTTTTCCAAAAAAATTGTCGTACATAAAGGCATGGTAACTATTTGGGTTTTCTGACGAAAAGCCCACATATTCATCAAGGTTGTATGTTGTCACCTTTTTATAGGACGTGCCGTTTTGTTCATGGTCCTTAATCAGTCGCTTATATGTCCCAAGTGGCGTTCCTCCAGTCGCAAGGCCGAGTACAATCGACGGGTTTGTTTGCACTTTGTCTATTAGATAATTTGCTGCAAGTTCACTCATGTGTTGGTAATCATTCGCTTGAATAATTTTCATTCTCCCTACTCCTTTCATTTGAATATGCAAGATGACCTTTACAGAAAGTCATCATGACTTCCCCGTCTTCAGATCGTACGAAAAGATCTGCCTCTTTTCCTACAGCCAGACTGCCCTTACGATCAAAAACTCCGAGTTGTTTAGCAGGGTTTTCTGAGGCCATTTTAATCGCACTTTCAAGGGAGCATTTTGTATACTCTTGAATATTAGTAAGGGCGTCTTTCATTTTTAATACACTACCCGCTAAAGTGCCGTTTTCTAATAGCGCCTTACCATCTTTCACTTCTACTTCCTGTCCACCTAAATCGTAACGACCATTTTTAAGACATTTCGCTCGCATTGCATCCGTTATTAAAATCACACCTGCATCCGTTTTTTGCTGATAAGCTAATTGAATCATCTCCGGTCGAACATGATATCCGTCTGCAATTACTTCTGTTTTTAGTTGTTCGTTTAATAATGCAGCTCCTACAACACCTGGCTCTCGATGATGTAGTCCTTTCATTCCGTTATAAAGATGCGTAATATGCGTAGCGCCACATTTTACTGCTTCCATCACTTGCTCATAAGTGGCATCAGAGTGACCAATTGATGCGATAACACCTCGATCAGTCAAATAACGAACAAGCTCCAAACCACCTTCTTTTTCAGGAGCAAGCGTCACGAGTTTAATCTTATTTTTTGCAAGCTTATTCCAACCTTCAAAAACTCGAATGTCCGGTCGCTGCATCGCGTGCAGCGGCTGCGCACCTGCTCTCTTACTATTTAAGAATGGTCCTTCTAAATGAATGCCAAGCACTTCAGCATGACCTGGCTTTTGGTTCTCCTCCACATACTCTCCTGCATTCTTCACAGCACGTTCGATTGCTTTTGCATCCTGGGTAATGGTCGTTGCTAAAAAGCTTGTTGTGCCTTCTGCAGGGAGTGCTTGAGTGATAGTATCTAGGGCTTCCGTCGTGGCATCCATCGTATCCGCTCCATTCACCCCGTGAATATGAACGTCAATCATACCTGGAAGCAAAGATACTTTCTCATGAAACGTATATACTTTTTCACCATCACTTTTATGACGTTGCTTTGCCGGCCCAATTTCAGTAATGATGCCATTCTCAACTTTAATGTAACCATTCTCAATCGTTTCTCGTTCGCTAAACACTGTTATCTGATCGATAACGAATCTTGTCTCAGCCAAACCAAACACTCCTCGCAGTTCTGTTATCTGTTAAATGAATACTAACACCATTAAGTACAGTTGTCTATACCAGTAATCGACTTGATGTTAGATCGGACGACACAATTGGTATAGACAACTATATTTAGTGCTGTTATGATGAACAGGATAATAAAACGTTTTCAAATTTTGAAAGGGGTTGAACGTTTATGCTCGGAGCTCTACAACGCATCGGTAAGTCATTGATGCTTCCAATTGCCGTACTTCCGGCTGCAGCCTTGTTACTAAGGCTTGGACATCCTGATTTTTTCGACTTACCCTTCGTAGCAGCAGCAGGAAAAGCGATATTTGATAATCTTGCTCTTATCTTTGCAATTGGGGTTGCAATCGGGTTTTCAAAAGATAGTAACGGTGCTGCTGGTTTAGCCGGTGCTATCGGTTATCTAGTCCTTACACAAGGAACACTTGCGATTGATGAAAACATTAATATGGCTATTCTAGGAGGGATTCTCTCAGGTGTAGTAGCAGGATTACTTTATAACCGATTCCATGATATTAAACTACCAACTTGGCTTGGATTTTTTGGTGGAAGGCGTTTTGTGCCAATTGTAACAGCTACTGCTATGATTTTGTTAGCTGGTATTTTTGGTTTTGTATGGCCACCTATCCAAGATGCAATCAACGCTCTTGGAGAATGGATTATTGGTGCAGGAGCTTTAGGTGTCGGTGTATTTGGGTTCTTAAACAGACTTCTTATTCCATTTGGCTTACATCACGTGTTAAATAGCTTTCTATGGTTCGTTTTCGGTGAGTATAACGGCGCAACAGGGGATCTAAATCGATTTTTTGCCGAGGATCCTTCAGCCGGAATTTTCATGGCTGGCTTCTTCCCGATCATGATGTTCGGGCTACCTGCAGCGTGTTTTGCGATGATTGCTGCGGCTAAAAAAGACAGAAGAGCTGAAGTAAGCGGAATGTTAATCGGTATTGCCTTTGCATCATTCTTAACAGGGATTACGGAACCGATTGAATTCGCCTTTATGTTCTTATCACCTTTATTATATGGTATTCACGCTCTTTTAACAGCTAGCTCAATGGTTCTCGCTTACGTTCTGGACATCCACCATGGATTTGGCTTCTCTGCCGGTGCCATTGACTTTTTCCTTAATTATGGACTAGCACAGAAAGCAGGATTATTACTTGTTATTGGTTTGATTTACGGAGTCATATATTTTGTGGTCTTCTACTTCTTAATAAAAAAATTAAATTTAAAAACACCTGGTCGAGAGGACGAAGATATGACCATAGAAGCGACTTCTCCTACTGAAGGTGACAAATACGATGTGATGGCTGGACATTTTATTCGCAGCATTGGCGGCATTAATAACATTTCATCCATTGATAACTGTACAACAAGACTACGTTTACAAATGAATGATATGTCAAAAGTAGACGAAGCAGAATTAAAGCGTTATGGGGCTCGAGGCGTCGTCAAAGTGAATAATCGCAACCTACAAATTATTGTCGGAACAGATGTTGAATTTGTGGCGGATGCAATGCGAGGCACCCGCTCTAATCCATCTAAAGCGACTACTAACGCTGGAACATTAACAAAAACAATAGCAGATGAAGCGTTTATAATGCCAGTTAAAGGAAAGATCATTCCATTGAACGAAGTGCCGGATGAAGTCTTTTCTACCGGAATGATGGGGGACGGTTTCGCTATTCTTCCTGAAGACGGCCATTTTGTATCGCCTGTTGACGGCGAAGTCTTAAGCGTCTTCCCTACAAAGCATGCAGTCGGTATCAAATCTGAAAGTGGAGTCGAAATATTGATACATGTCGGCATCGATACGGTCAATTTAAAAGGCGAAGGGTTTACGACTCATGTAAAAGAAGGAGATACAGTCAAGAGAGGGGATAATCTAATGACTGTTGATTTAAGTAGCGTGAGACGCGCTGTACCATCTCTTGCCAGTCCAGTCATTTTCACAAACTTACAAACGTTAAAAATTAAAAAGACAGGAAACATTCCTCAAGGCGATAGCGGAATCATCTCCATTGATTAATCGCTCGAAAATGAAGAAAGGCAGCGGAAATTCCGCTGCCTTTCATTTTATTTATTCATTTTATCAAGAAATCCGCCGAGCAAATCATCTACGCTCTCTTCTTCCTCTTCTTCAACCGCTGAGCTTTGCTCTTGTTTTGCCTGATCCCAATCAAAATTCATTAGATCATCATCAGACATCTGTGGTAAAGCCTCAACAGGTTCTGATACTTCTCTCTGGACTGCTCTTTCTTCCTGCAAATAAAGTGCCTGATCAATATCAATCGAGTTACTGTTAAATGATGCAAGAAGAGATGCAGCGCGTACAGGATCTGATAAAATTTGGTAAACGATGTTTCCAAGAAGCGCTTCAGAATGCTCATGTTTTAACCAATCCCTTTGGGCTTTGCTTAATCCCTTTGGCAAAGGTACAGTAATCGCATCATTATCGCGTCTGATCGTTTGCGTGACACCATCTAAAACATACTCCGCAATGCGGCTTGAGAAGTTCCGTTTTTCTTCCTCTTTTAACTTCTGCAGCTGCTTTAGAATATGATCAGGTGTATCAGAAGGAAGGCGAAAAGTAATCGCCTGTCCTCTCTGTAACCCCGTCATCCCCGCCTTTTTCATCAAATCACCCTACTAGTTTTTGACCTTGTTCTTTTCTTCTTTCTTATCCTGGTGCTGAGGTTTGCTATTTTTACGAGTGAAGTCAGAGATGAGCTTGTAGTAAGCATTCGACATCATCCAGATGCTTTCTTTTTCATCTTCAAAGAAGTCAATGTTGTACCCATCAAGGTTATTGTTCAACGTTTTTAGGTAATCTTTCAATACAATGGAACCACCGCCAACGAAATAGCAGATTTCAGATTGAGAGTTCTTCTGCCATACGTTACGAAGGTGACGATATTGTTTCTTCGCAAGCTCCAAGAGAATACGATCTGTAATATCATGAACACTTGTACGACTTCCGCGGACCATAATGTGATTACGATCGTTTTTCTTCGTAATAATATCTACAACATCACGACGGCTATCGAGTTCTACTCCGTGCTTCGAGCGAATTTCTTCACGAATGGCTTCAAGCGACTCAGCGACGCCAAGGTTAAAGCCCTGTGCCTTATCATCGTCAACATTACGGTTTTTAATAACCGCGATATCGGTAGATAGACCACCAATGTCTTGAATTAAAATTCGCTTGTCGATCAAATCTTTATTAATGATATTTAAGTCGCTATCCATAACAAGGTTAATGTAAGCTGCAAATCCTTCAGGATAAACTTTCACTTCATCAAATTTAATATTTACTTTCTTTCCTTGATATTTCGGTGTTACAAGAAACTCTACCTGGTGCACAGATCCAAGAAGTCTTGAACGATAACCAACATCTTTTCCTTCTTTTACTTCACGAAGCGGAAGACCTGTACCAAGTGTGTAATTGGCATCAATCACGCCGTTTTGGTTTTTGAAATTCGCTGAGTTTTTTGGATCAACTGCATCTAAAGCTAGAGAAGCAAACAGCATGACTAGTGTTTGGTCTTCTTCTGACTTTGCACTTCCAGGATCTAATTCAGTCGGGTTGTCACTCTTTGTTGCTAGATTACCAACTCGGTAGATCGCATTGTTATCCTTCAAAGCAGGAGAGTGAACGCGAATGTGAATACCGTCAAGCGGATCTTTCGTATCCAATTCTTCAATTCCAATAACCGGACGATCTTCTATATCTCTTGCAATCACATTTGGTATGTATAGGTCAGATTCGATTTTTCCATAGATTCCTTTTAGTGAGTCGTTACCTACATCGACTGCTGCAATTCTTGAATTACTCATAAAAATAACCCATCCTTTCATATTTAAAATCTAGTATTTCTACTATTACTTTAAAATTTATAGAATTTTTCAACCGAAGTCAATGAGCCATTCTATCTAGTTTACAATTATGTTTACTTGTATACAAAACAGTGTACAAGTAAACATAATTTGTACACATGTACACTGTTTTGTACGCATGTTGATATAAAGGCATGTGTACGCTTTTGTATACTTGTGTACATAAAAAGTTTACAAGTTTACAAAAATGTATTCTTGTAAACAAAACTTGTATACATGCGTTTTTCTATTCAAATTTTGTTTGAGCTACTTCCTTACATTCTTACTCTTCCTCTCTTGAAAAAAAGATTAAAAGGAGTGACCTATTAGAATAGAGAAAGAGTTAACTAGTTTATTAATTTGAAATCTATTGATAAGAAAAAGACTACACGAGAGGTAGTCTTTTTAAGAAGCTTATATAAAAGGAGTTTCATGAAAAAAACGACTCCTGCCCAAAACCATATTTTCAAACCTAACGTCACAATGCCTGTTACACTGCTATAGCAAATCCTTTCTTAACCGGGTTTTTCTTGCCGATCACCCAAAAAATGATGGCCAGAATAGCCAAAGTATAAGGAATTAGAGGGATTTAAAAGAGGACAAGGCCAAAAATGCACAATACCATTGAGGATAAAGATAAAGCTAGACCATTACTGCTACTCTCTGGTTGAGGTGCTGTATTTACGTTACCTTCCATATTGAACCTGTTTTTTTATAATTGAATGTATATGAATCATGAGCATTTTATTACAAAAAAGAAGCATGTAGCAGTTTCTTTCTGCCACACGCTCACATTTTTTCCTATATCTTAGCAGTGATCAGCTATAAACAGGCTCGCCTTCATTAAGGCCAAGGGTCTGTGCAATTAAGTGGTTAATTTCCTTGAATAGCTCTGGATTGTCTTCTAAAGCATATCCATGTGATGGGATCATTTCTTTAATTTTAGGCTCCCATTCTTGTTGGTATTCAGGGAAACATCTTTCAAAAACCTCTAACATGACATGTACAGCAGTGGATGCACCTGGTGAAGCACCAAGCAACGCTGCAATTGAGCCATCTGAAGCTGTAACCACCTCTGTACCGAATTGAAGCGTTCCTTTGCCCTGTTCTTCCGTATCCTTAATAACTTGTACACGCTGTCCAGCTACAACAATATCCCAGTCTTCCTTTTGGGCTGTCGGAATAAATTCACGCAATTCTTCTATGCGCTTATCCTCGGACAACATTACTTGTTGGACAAGGTATTTCGTTAACCCCATTTCCTTAACGCCAGCAGCCATCATCGTTAATACATTATTAGGCTTTACAGAACTAATTAAATCCATATTTGAACCAGTTTTAAGAAATTTAGGTGAAAACCCTGCAAATGGACCAAATAATAAGCTCTTTTTATTATCAATGAACCTTGTATCAAGATGAGGAACAGACATTGGAGGCGCTCCCACTTTCGCTTTGCCATAAACCTTACCATGATGTTTTTCAATCACTTCAGGATTATTGCAGACCATGAACAGTCCACTTACTGGAAAGCCGCCAATTTGTTTTGATTCGGGTATACCAGTTTTTTGGAGCAATGGAAGGCTACCGCCCCCTCCTCCAATAAAGACAAAGTCTGCGGTATGGAATTCTAAATTATCGTTAGCCATATCTTTTACTTTTACTTCCCACTGGCCTTCTTTCGTACGTTTAATATCCTCTACGCTACTCTTATAGTGAATGTCTACATTCTCGCGTTCTAAGTGCTCAAACATAAGACGGGTTAATGCCCCAAAATTCACATCTGTACCAGAATCGATTTTTGTCGCAGCCATCGGTTCATCCGACGGACGGCCTTCCATAATAAGTGGAATCCATTCCTTAAGTTTTTCAGGGTCCTCAGAAAGTTCCATGCCCTGAAACAGAGGGTTTCCTGACAACGCTTCCAAACGCTTTTTCAAAAACTTCACGTTATCTTCTCCAAAAACCAAACTCATATGGGGTAATGGTCTAATGAATTGTTGTGGATTGTGGATTAAGCCTTTGTTAACGAAATAAGACCAGAACTGTTTAGAGAGCTGGAACTGCTCGTTAATCTTGACAGCCTTGCTAATATCAATTGATCCGTCCGCTTTTTCAGACGTATAGTTTAGTTCGCATAGAGCAGAATGACCTGTCCCTGCATTATTCCATTCGTTCGAGCTTTCTTCTCCTGCACTTCCAAGTTTCTCAAAGACTTTAACATTCCATTCAGGTGCTAATTCTTTTAATAAAGATCCCAAAGTTGCACTCATGACTCCAGCACCAATTAAGATAATATCTTTTGTTTGATTCTTGCTCATGATACCCTTCCTTGTCTCATTTATTTGTAATAAAAAGAATAGGCGCTCATGCTCAGATGTCATAAAAAGCAAGGCGACACTTAGGTACACAACATGTTCTATCCTAATTATACCTTATCATAGACAATTGTTATAATTGTAGAAAAAATAACAGATAATCTGATGCATTCTTACTAATTTTTACACATGATTAACTAGTAAAATGGTGAAAATAAAGATGGATAAGAAACCAAAGTAGAAATCAGACCAGTTAAATAGGATATTTTAGTATGCTTCCCCATCCACCTAGTGTATAGACACTTTTGTTTCGATATGAGGCTCTGTTAACCTAAATCAACTCGTTCTCTTGCACTTTTCGTATAATACTATTAAAGTATATATCGGTTGAAACCGAGTCTAACTTGCGATAGATCAGACGGAAACTTTTTTACTTTTTAATTTTGGGAATTGTTTTTCCCTTAAGGAAAGGGTTTAGATATACAATGAAAGAGAATTTTTGGAAAGAGTTGCCACGACCGTTTTTTGTTCTGGCTCCAATGGAAGCTGTGACAGATGTCGTTTTTAGACATGTCGTGAGCGAAGCTGCAAGACCTGACGTATTTTTTACAGAGTTTACAAATTCGGAAAGCTACTGCCATCCGAGAGGAAAAGACAGCTTACGAGGAAGACTGACGTTTACGGAAGATGAACAACCAATCGTCGCCCATATATGGGGAGACAAGCCCGAATACTTCCGCGAAATGAGTATCGGAATGGCTGAAATGGGGTATCGTGGAGTCGATATTAATATGGGATGTCCTGCACCTAATGTTGCACCAAAAGGAAAAGGATGCGGACTGATTCGTCGTCCTGATGTTGCAGCAGAAATCATCCAGGCAGCAAAAGCAGGAGGGCTACCCGTGAGCGTAAAGACTCGTCTCGGTTACACAGAAGTGGAAGAATGGCGCCACTGGCTGAGGCACCTTCTGGAACAGGATATTGTGAATCTCTCCATTCACCTCCGTACGAAGAAAGAAATGAGCGATGTTGATGCTCACTGGGAGCTCATTCCAGAGATCAAGAAACTTCGTGATGAAGTTGCCCCTGATACGCTGCTGACGATCAACGGAGATATTCCAGATCGTCAGAAGGGACTTGAACTTGTAGAGAAATATGGAGTAGATGGAGTTATGATCGGACGAGGAATCTTCCATAACCCGTTTGCTTTTGAAAAAGAGAAAAAAGAGCATACGAGTGAGGAATTGCTTGATCTGCTGAGACTTCAGCTCGACCTTCATGATAAATATGATAAAGAACTCGAGCCACGCATCTACAAAGCGCTTCCCCGCTTCTTTAAAATTTACGTTCGCGGCTTTCGCGGAGCAAGTGAATTGAGAAATCAACTGATGAATACAAAATCTACTGATGAAGCACGTGCTCTTCTCGATGAGTTTATAGAGAACAATGGTTTAAAGGGCCAGAATGGTTTTACGGTTTCTTAAGTTAAATTGGTTCGTAAAAAATTAGGTTCTTTAAAAGAGAGAAAGGCCAATCGCGCTTTTCTCTCTTTTTTTATCGTTATTTAAGCAAAAAAAGCATTGGTAAACAATTAAGCTTCCAAAGCCTTCATTATTTTGCCCCCTGGCGCTTCAGTAAAAGCTCCCTTAGTAGTTGTATAGAACGACTAGGGTAAGGACAAAGCCCCCTTCTTCTCTCAAGTATAATAACACCTTAAAAATAAGCGAGAAAAAGGACTGGGATCATAAAGAATATGATCCCAGTCCTCTAAAATATCTCTAACTAGTAGTTTTCTAGTCTATTTTCTTCATATTT from Bacillus sp. Cs-700 encodes the following:
- a CDS encoding ParM/StbA family protein, which translates into the protein MSNSRIAAVDVGNDSLKGIYGKIESDLYIPNVIARDIEDRPVIGIEELDTKDPLDGIHIRVHSPALKDNNAIYRVGNLATKSDNPTELDPGSAKSEEDQTLVMLFASLALDAVDPKNSANFKNQNGVIDANYTLGTGLPLREVKEGKDVGYRSRLLGSVHQVEFLVTPKYQGKKVNIKFDEVKVYPEGFAAYINLVMDSDLNIINKDLIDKRILIQDIGGLSTDIAVIKNRNVDDDKAQGFNLGVAESLEAIREEIRSKHGVELDSRRDVVDIITKKNDRNHIMVRGSRTSVHDITDRILLELAKKQYRHLRNVWQKNSQSEICYFVGGGSIVLKDYLKTLNNNLDGYNIDFFEDEKESIWMMSNAYYKLISDFTRKNSKPQHQDKKEEKNKVKN
- a CDS encoding SIS domain-containing protein, producing the protein MFSEYFNHINQALQVIEEQEVSAIKRASSAVATSIENGQIVHVFGCGHSHMMAEEVFYRAGGLAPIRPILIEDLMLHRGGLRSSALERTNDLAQEFMAHQDIQRGDVVIVVSTSGRNPVPIDVALLSKERGAYVIGVTSRKASIGQTSRHHSGKYLFEMVDLVIDHQVPSGDATMHNEKNQISFGSTSTILGMAVMNGITVEAIQQLIERGIHPPVFKSGNVDGSDEWNQTLIKKYKSRIPLLESKPHS
- the nagE gene encoding N-acetylglucosamine-specific PTS transporter subunit IIBC translates to MLGALQRIGKSLMLPIAVLPAAALLLRLGHPDFFDLPFVAAAGKAIFDNLALIFAIGVAIGFSKDSNGAAGLAGAIGYLVLTQGTLAIDENINMAILGGILSGVVAGLLYNRFHDIKLPTWLGFFGGRRFVPIVTATAMILLAGIFGFVWPPIQDAINALGEWIIGAGALGVGVFGFLNRLLIPFGLHHVLNSFLWFVFGEYNGATGDLNRFFAEDPSAGIFMAGFFPIMMFGLPAACFAMIAAAKKDRRAEVSGMLIGIAFASFLTGITEPIEFAFMFLSPLLYGIHALLTASSMVLAYVLDIHHGFGFSAGAIDFFLNYGLAQKAGLLLVIGLIYGVIYFVVFYFLIKKLNLKTPGREDEDMTIEATSPTEGDKYDVMAGHFIRSIGGINNISSIDNCTTRLRLQMNDMSKVDEAELKRYGARGVVKVNNRNLQIIVGTDVEFVADAMRGTRSNPSKATTNAGTLTKTIADEAFIMPVKGKIIPLNEVPDEVFSTGMMGDGFAILPEDGHFVSPVDGEVLSVFPTKHAVGIKSESGVEILIHVGIDTVNLKGEGFTTHVKEGDTVKRGDNLMTVDLSSVRRAVPSLASPVIFTNLQTLKIKKTGNIPQGDSGIISID
- the mqo gene encoding malate dehydrogenase (quinone), giving the protein MTSEHERLFFLLQINETRKGIMSKNQTKDIILIGAGVMSATLGSLLKELAPEWNVKVFEKLGSAGEESSNEWNNAGTGHSALCELNYTSEKADGSIDISKAVKINEQFQLSKQFWSYFVNKGLIHNPQQFIRPLPHMSLVFGEDNVKFLKKRLEALSGNPLFQGMELSEDPEKLKEWIPLIMEGRPSDEPMAATKIDSGTDVNFGALTRLMFEHLERENVDIHYKSSVEDIKRTKEGQWEVKVKDMANDNLEFHTADFVFIGGGGGSLPLLQKTGIPESKQIGGFPVSGLFMVCNNPEVIEKHHGKVYGKAKVGAPPMSVPHLDTRFIDNKKSLLFGPFAGFSPKFLKTGSNMDLISSVKPNNVLTMMAAGVKEMGLTKYLVQQVMLSEDKRIEELREFIPTAQKEDWDIVVAGQRVQVIKDTEEQGKGTLQFGTEVVTASDGSIAALLGASPGASTAVHVMLEVFERCFPEYQQEWEPKIKEMIPSHGYALEDNPELFKEINHLIAQTLGLNEGEPVYS
- a CDS encoding DUF4097 domain-containing protein; translation: MRSGFYVIVGLLAVGAVLLILYENTSLFVGGSDKNSIKVTERTEEINIITHSSDMKIVPEARNDVKAALNGNGELSLRKQGDTIEVEVKQKWYQFFNFNGESDVTVYLPADFNQNLKLEVGSGNVELKGASSLVLNEVDIEMSSGDVELSNLQTKSFKHDGSSGRLIIDQLSTEKGNFDISSGDVILTKYSGPLKGEMSSGEMKVQMEQLSGDVSFDLSSGDVELDLPDDANFTLDSEASSGDISTTFTLKDQMITNNQISGVHGSGEHQVNVSLSSGNARVY
- the nagA gene encoding N-acetylglucosamine-6-phosphate deacetylase translates to MAETRFVIDQITVFSERETIENGYIKVENGIITEIGPAKQRHKSDGEKVYTFHEKVSLLPGMIDVHIHGVNGADTMDATTEALDTITQALPAEGTTSFLATTITQDAKAIERAVKNAGEYVEENQKPGHAEVLGIHLEGPFLNSKRAGAQPLHAMQRPDIRVFEGWNKLAKNKIKLVTLAPEKEGGLELVRYLTDRGVIASIGHSDATYEQVMEAVKCGATHITHLYNGMKGLHHREPGVVGAALLNEQLKTEVIADGYHVRPEMIQLAYQQKTDAGVILITDAMRAKCLKNGRYDLGGQEVEVKDGKALLENGTLAGSVLKMKDALTNIQEYTKCSLESAIKMASENPAKQLGVFDRKGSLAVGKEADLFVRSEDGEVMMTFCKGHLAYSNERSRENENYSSE
- a CDS encoding GntR family transcriptional regulator; protein product: MIDKTSPLPIYYQLVEWIKGLIERGELKPGDSLPSEREYAERFSISRMTVRQAITELVNGGYLYRQKGVGTFVAEKKIEQQLMGLTSFTEDMRSRGMEPSSKLVGFEIVPAPSYISQQLKIQEHAPVYEIKRIRLADGIPMALEKTYISANLVKGLTEETVQHSLYHHIENQLAIKIDEATQVLESSVATQQEAEYLNIQKGAPILLIQRNTKLADETPLEVVKSSYRADRYKFMITLKR
- the nagB gene encoding glucosamine-6-phosphate deaminase, whose amino-acid sequence is MKIIQANDYQHMSELAANYLIDKVQTNPSIVLGLATGGTPLGTYKRLIKDHEQNGTSYKKVTTYNLDEYVGFSSENPNSYHAFMYDNFFGKVDIPTINVHLPSGTAHDLVEECKGYEERIEEAGGIDVQLLGMGSNGHIGFNEPGTSFQATTQIVELAQSTRKANARFFDDIKEVPYQAITMGIATIMKSKEILLLVSGESKSDAMKKLMEGEVDESFPASILNKHSHVTIIADKEALSGVSVR